Below is a window of Xiphophorus couchianus chromosome 1, X_couchianus-1.0, whole genome shotgun sequence DNA.
cCCCTGAATCCCTGAGCGTTTCAGAGTTCCTAAAGGTTTACAAGGTCTTGTCCCGTCTTCCCTCTCTGAGCTGCTCCATATGCCTCAGGCCGGCTGATCAGCTGAACTGAAGCTCAGAGGAGATGGAGCTCGTAGTGTTGCTGCTCCCAGATCATGGGACCATCTGCTCCTACACCTTAAAGGATCCCCTTTACTGTCCActtgtaaaacttttaaaacatatttgtaatcCTTGGCTTTCAGactttttagtgttttactgatcttattgtggattttcttttgtcCTATCCACAGACTTAATCTTTGCTAACACCTAGTCAAAGCTGTTGTTCTTACAGTGTTTTATAAAGTAGTAATTTTgcacatctttttttatataaagaaacatttataaagGTATGTGTtctataaacacaaaaaggttGTAAACAGTGGTGACACCAGCTGCTCTTTCAACCCAGACAGCAGGCAGAGGTGATCCGTTTCCATGGTGAAGTCTCATCCACAGTACCCTGAAGCTGAACACTGACCGGTCCTCACCTCTTAGAGAAAGGGACCTCAGAGGAAACTGTGATCTTGCTCTTGCTCCTCTCGATGGACACCACGCCCCCGCCCAGGTTGCCAGCTTTCCCGTTCACCTTGATGCGCTCCTGCAGGAACTGCTCCTGGAAACCAGCCGCACAGGGCTTGCGTTAGTGCAGAGTCATTAATGCAAGTTGGCTTTAACAGGAGATAAAGTCAACTTGTCCGGCTGTCCAACATGGACCTGCAGCTTCTCTTGCTCACGTAATGAGCTTAAAACACCAAACGGCTTCATCATTTCAGGGATCAGACTGGGTATTTGTGCTGCCATCTTACTGAAAATACTGCTGTGCATGTTTTCTGCTGACATGGCTACAAACTcgcataattatttttgaaaggttttgtcggctctagtggccttttgacatcaaactttaatcttttcaatattttttttttatccctttgAAAGCTGCCTTCTTACACTGAGGCATCAGTTTAGGCCTAAAGCACAATAGACAGAATCTGACAGTAATGTGCGTTACAGTGACAGACTGATTTTAATGCATTCATAGTTCAGACTGATCTGCTGATCGTGAGATTTAAAAGTCTTGGCCTCTCAAGTCTTCCAGCCCTGAGCTTCGTGATCCTCACCCAGCCTTCCTCTAGAGCTGAAGTTGGCTTAAAACTGAGGAAACGACTAAAGGACAATTCCACCTCATCTTTCACCACCATGAGAATCCCTAATCTGCTCTAGTGTAAAAGCTGCTACATTTAAACTCTTCAGGCCTGGACTAGATTATTATAGACCAGTAGCAGAATGTCTTAAACTCGGGTTGTGAAACCattatttgatttatgaaagctaaataaaagaaatggcCACAACACTTTATAATCTGACAATCTGAACCCACAATAATTATGTTATGGACATCTgcataaacacacactgacCCACATATCCTTgtactttcattcattttaaccGTAATCCTAACCGTTACTGGTCTATTCCTAACCTTAACTTTAATCCATATTATATCTCTAAACCTAACTAGTAGAGCGCAGCagcattgcaaaaaaaacaaaacaaaaaggaagacagGGAAAAGAGCCTCAGTTTCCACAAATAACCGCCCTTTGTTGGTAGATATTGTGAAAGTGGCTCCCTGTATATGGTGTATACAAGTACACACAGTCACATGTTTTGGTCTTTTGTGAGTTTTCtggattaaatatttagagcacataaaaaaaacaagtttgaggatttttttcaaaaagacatttaatcTGGCTAATAAGTATTACACAAGTCAGATAAATATCACAAACTTGGATTGAAATATTCTATTACTATAGAATAATGTAATCCAGGTTAGAAGAGTCTACATGTTGTCGtttctgagctgctgctgtacTAGTATATCCCAGATAATTACAAAAACACCACCACCAACATGGCTCTTTTACTGACCAAATGAAGGTTTCACAAATCTCAAACTGGCTATTAAACATTCTGCGTGTAGCGTAGAACAATCTAGTCCAGGTTGGAAGAGTCTAaatgttgtggtttttaaaCAACAGCAGACTGCGCATGTGTGAGCGAAAAATAAGGCAGAATTGTCCCGAGCCATTTCCTCAATCgaaaaccaacttcagcttaaTGTTTAGGGAGcaacagtggcgcagttggtagcactgttgccttgcaacaagaaggtcctgggttcgattccaggcccggggtctttctgcacggagtttgcatgttctccctgtgcatgcgtgggtttctcccacagtccaaaaacatgactgtcaggttaattgatCTCTAAATGCTCcgtaggtgtgagtgtgtgtgtgtgcatggttgtttgtcctgtctgtctctgtgcttCCCTGCGACAgattggcgacctgtccggggggTATATGTGGgtcattataataataataatgacccACACATAATAATGTGGGTCATTGTAAGAAGTGTGGGTCAAGCTGCTGTGCAACATCCTCTGCATGTTAATCTGCAGACAATCGGACATTTTGCCGATTTCTCAGAAGAGCACAAGCAGGGAAGCTGCTGTGGTCGCCAATTTGCATCTCGTCAAGAAATCACATTTGCTCCGTGATCAAAACATGGTTACTACTAGCTAAAAAAAGACGTGGTCCTATAAACAACAGCAGACTGTGAGTTCAGAGCTCAGGTGAGGTGAGCCGCACTTACAAAGTTAGCAGCGTCCATGATGCCATCTTCAACAGGATGGGTGCAGTCCAGAGTGAACTTCAGCacctgcttcttcttcttcccacCTTTGCCGGTGTTCTGCTTCTTCTGCTAATAGAAGAAAACACTttcaataaacacacacacacatatatatatattaaaactgGACTAAAACACTGGTCTGGTTTAACTggggctattttttttttttttttgctttataaacGGCGGAACCAAACGCCGATTCTTGGGTGTTTCTA
It encodes the following:
- the LOC114142574 gene encoding 60S ribosomal protein L22, with translation MAPIQKKQNTGKGGKKKKQVLKFTLDCTHPVEDGIMDAANFEQFLQERIKVNGKAGNLGGGVVSIERSKSKITVSSEVPFSKRYLKYLTKKYLKKNNLRDWLRVVANTKESYELRYFQINQDEEEEEDED